TGCTTCCTATATATAGAACTGTGTAGATAAAAACTACTACATTGAACTGACAGAATATTTAGTTACCTAATATAACTAATAGACAACGTTTTAAATCTTTCTCCTAGAATTATTAGAATAATTTGGCTAAATGACATGTGTTATGATGAAAAAAGTATATGTGAATGTAAATATTATCATTATGGTACTTTATGATTGTGCTATATATATAATGGTTAAGGTTAAATAAACAGGTGTTTCtatcaatgattaaaaaataatttaaattatgttaatGAGACTGTTTTCCTTTACTCTTAATTTTTAGGTAGTAACTAAATCACATTTGCTTCACTGAGAGAAGAACCCAAATAAGTCAGCCATATCTTCAGGTAGCCAGTGGACCTCAAATCAGCATCTTTGGCCTCATCTGTGGATTTGATAGAAATGTATATGTGAGTCCTATTCTATTTACAAAATCTCTGGAGGTGAAACTCAGGAAACTTTGCTTTAATAAACTTTCCACATAATTCTTATTCATgttaaagtttgagaaccacagtCCTAGGCCTAGAAAACATAAAGGAGTTGTACACCATATATTGAAGGGAGTATAttggtttttggtactgaagattcaAACTTCagtctcatgcatgttaggcaaccATTCTACCACCCAGCTGTGCTCCCAGTCCAAATTAGTTTAAGAGAACATCAAGTATGGTATGTGCATGTGGGCAAATTCATAAATGGTTAATAGCAGTTATGATAAGAGACTCAGAAAGTGTCTTGTAAATGTATTGGACACATAAAACAGAgattgaaaattttaattcttgGTTAATTTTCAGTTATTACAATTTAGTAGcattaatttgaaaagaaaatggcaTAATGATCAGTCAAAAACTGTTGTATTAATAGGATGATACAAAAATTATGAGAATGTTATGCTTCTTGTTTTTGAGAGTATTTGATAAAATAACAAGCATTATGTTTGATTTTTCAATATGTTCAATATTGAAAATATGTGCTATGGAATATTTTTGGGGGGGCAGAAGCTAAGAGCAGTTATTGTGTAAGATGAGGAAACACTCTGCTCATGTGTTAAACAAGGCGAAGCTGACAATAAGAATATAGAGAGCAAAAATAGAAACtgcattactttaaaaaatactccCACAGCAGGCTTAGCAAATTTTACGTCATTGCTGATTAATCAAAAATCATTCCTTGGCTACTTCCTCAACTTTGAAAGTATTCATAATGTGAAATCAAGATTTGTGTTCTTATACATGACATAACCTCATACCactaattttgtgttttaattcttTACTGTTACCACCAAAAAACACTCTTAAAAATCAAGATTATATTTGTGATCTTTTGTAGGTACCTTTAAAAGAGCTATTGAACTTGTCCCATTTCTGAGTTAGAGTATAAAATGCCAGTACGCCACTTTTCAGATGCAATGTCAACTAAATTCCTAGTTGTCAGATTCCATGTCTCTAAAATGTGGTAGACAAAGACAGAATCAGAGAATCTGTTATATAAACAATATGtttgggttttgatttttattttaaagcataacACTGCAAAGTAGTAAATTCCATTAAACTTTGGTTAAGAGCAAAAACACTAGTGAAGATAGCAAATGGAGAAGAGGTTAAACCGTATTTCCTTTCCTTGTAAATATTTGAAAGCAGTTAATTTTATAAGTTCGGAATAGTTGCCCTATATCCACAATAAAAACATGTCAGTATTTTATGTGAATTCCTTAGTGTTAAATATACAGGCTGTGCTCATGGTCTGGGGGGCCAAGAATTCCAAACACTGAGGATGCTAGTTATTTTACCTTTAGCTTGGGGTTTCAGAGCAAAAAGTTTTGAAGTTGGCCTCCAGTGAGTAAGGAAAATGGAGATAACAAGATAACTGTGCGAGAGGaaacacatatgcacatgcacacacacacacacacacacacacacatacacacacacatatacacacaatcacagacacacacacacagaccacacaaatacacacataactACATCCAAAATTACAAATGAACCCATTTTAGATTTttgtaaaaatctaaataaaactgccttttttttggtatgtgggaATGTATCACTGTTAtttcaagttaaaatttaaagatatttaagaaCAAACAATCACCGAAGGCTGCCATCATGGTAAGTTGGAGGCATGTTTGAATTGTAGGTAGGTGTTGCTCGTATTCATGGAGAAAACATGGTCTACACCCCTACCAGCATCTTTCCTATGCAAATGACTGCAGATTGAAACACTCATCAATAGGTGCTATAGTCTGCAAATAGTTTCCTTGTCGGCTTGGCAACTGTGACTCATGCTGTCCGACAAGTGAAAAGAAAACCGCAGTCAGCAGCTATTCAGCAGCAAatcattaattaattacattttaatgaaCCTTAAGCGGCTACTGCGGGAGCCTTCAGAAGTTTATCAAAAATGAAGAATTGCCTTGTGTAAATCTTAAGCTGACTGAAAAAATTCAGAGGGCCTGAGGGTAACAGTTCTATGTAATTTCCATATATCTACTAAAACTTTATAGCTTTAGTAATGTTAGtgtattagcattttattctaGGAACAATTCATTGCTGTAATTTCAACACCTGTTTGCcacctttctttattttcttcacctTCTTTTTAGTTAATAAATAGTACAGAACACCTTTCAAGAACTTTCACTGAAGGAAGATTAAAACTAACTTGTCTCAGGGATATGGGCTATACTGTAATTcagtaaataattataaaaatggtcATTTAGAAATaagcatctgttttttttttttcctttgtgatgaGTTTATCCTCTACAAGGGTGTGCTTTTATGTGGCCACTTCTTCACTCAATAGGTTTACGGTAAGATATCAAAAGATTCAGTTTCTAAACTGAGGAAATATTTATGGAGGCCTCTCCATTTTGAGGCTGACCTTCAATTATTCTGCCACCTCATTTTACAATGCAGTGCTTCTTCACATGGAGGACAATGGCATCTTTACACGAGGGGGAAATCTTAACAACAATCCCATGCCAGAGGATTCAGTCACTTGTGGGTTGAGAGTATCTCAGACTCTAAATCAATGGCAGCTTTGCTGAGCGTTCTATCTTTTCCTTTGGGAACACTGCAAATCAAGTGACAGCTCACACTTTAGCACCAAGTCTAAAACTGGACCCAATCAACGGTGCCAAGTTTTCAACCAATATCCTAGGGACCTGTGTGTTTATTATTTTGCCTTTTCAATCTACGATTGCGATTTTGCTTCTCATTTCTGACATCACTGTTAAAtgaggagaaaaatttaaaaaaataaaaaacttgggttcatgataaaaatcaaactgcaattttttttaactcagaatttttttatttgaggtaTGCTTGTTCTTTTCTTATTCCATGATAGTAGCATAGCCATATACAACAAATTTTACAATAGAGAaaacttttcataaaaatatctgCCTTGAACcacatttttaattcttcaatGGTTACTACTGAAACTAGTTATTCTATATGAAAACTTAATTTCCCTGTGGTAGCAAGTATTTATGAAAAGGAATATTCAGTAGGGACAGTTAGTTACAATACtgagcactgattttttttttaatatattacagTGCCAACACCCAAGAAAATGAGATGCAATGGATTACAATTGAAACTGCAACAATGAGGACAAAAAGCATTTTCAGATCTCCAAGTTAATTGTACAGCAGCTTCCTACACACATATGATCAACCATATAATGAtcccatcaaaataaaaaaaatctaagcagaAATGTCTCATTTACATTAATAATGTTCACAAATTATATGAATTCATTTTGCAAGTGATGGATAATTTAAGCTTTCATCATCTAaagcttgtcatttttttttccaagagaaatggattgtttcatttttaatgagtGCAATAATAACACATTTAGTTTCAGCAGATGTAAAataatgcacagaaaaaaaaatgatttggaatttgcagaacaaataagcaaacagtACTAGAATAACCCAAAGAAACATGTACCATATAGGGCTTTTCTTCTCTCGAGGGGTCAAAATCTGGTCAAATCCAGCGTATTGTTTCAatttaagcaaataaaatcaatatGGTCGGGGAAGCAAAGTGCACAGAAATTTTAATTAgttaggtttctttttctttaattctgtctCAGACAAGTACTGTTAGCTGACAAGAAATATGGCATTCCTCACCTAAtacagtaaacaaacaaaacaaaacaaaaaccctctctTAATCACTACTAGACAGCCTCTAGACAATACATTCCTGCAAGGAATTGTAAGTGAAAGGATTGGATGCCACTTTGTTAATGAAACTTAAAGAATAGATTGTCAGGCATACCGGGAGTTTTCAGATGCATTTCTGAATTCACATCTGTGGGAGTTGTGGATTGTCACAGTTCATTTGCTTTTGTAAAATATCCACAATTTGCTGACAAGCAACTTCAAAAgtccattcattgattgggtggGTGGTGGACCCctttcagcatttttaaaaagtaaatgttcttTTGCTACTGTAATAGAGAGCTggtgaagaaaaagaacaaatgctaaaataaatagtaaaatataaaacacttcaTACAAAGTAATTCAATGTGCCATCAGTTGTACAATTacttcaataaacaaatatgtgttATAAAGGGAAATCAGcaaaaaaaacactttcagatACAGAACTTGCAAGCACCATGACTCCATGTTCATTAATTCCTTTGGGAAGTgccattgttaattttttttttttttggtttattttcagTGTTGAGCAGGCCCTTGCAACTGCattgttattaatttatataagGAGTCACAGAattaaaatgaaggcattttaaACCACTGAAGACTGCAGTTAGAAATAATTAAGTACCATCATTCTCTTAAATTTAGGAGCTGAGGGTGTCAGTCAAAAGAACATTAAgaaatgttgttttaatttgtttgtcTTAAGTAGCCAGATTGCCAGTGTAAAGTACTTGGGAATGCTAACATTATTTCTCAGAGACGGGCACACAGGAATAAAGCTGAATTCCTTATATTATGTCCCAAATGGGACCTTGATGAAGACCTACACAGTGCATAAtttctttaaagttcttttaaGCAGTCTTGTGTTATGAGTACAATTAAAAGTCCATCAGTATCCCAAGTACTCGTGCATTATCTACCCTGCCACACTTCGCTAATGCGTCTTATCATTTAGGTTGCTAATACTGCTCAGTGTAAAGACAGTCTTTCTGAGGTAGACTGTTCAAGTTCAAGGACAAGTCTTTTTCTTACGAAATGCATGACAttcaaaaaaagacaacaaataaatacTACATGTACAATATGTAGCAATGAGGTAGAAATGGTTATAAAGAACAATGTTTGAATATAGtcagatgaaaaaagaaaaacaaagaaatgagtaTTCTCTAGCAACTGTATATAATCCACAAGGGAAACTCATCCACACACTGACCCacacaggagagagagggagggagagagggagggaagaacggaaggaaggaggagagagagtttTAAGTCTGGAAATaaacttttgctttttctttctttctttgtatcaTAAGACAACAAGAAGGAATGAATGTGCTCCCAACCTCGGTGTACTACAGaaccattttataaatatttaacattctaTAGGACTGATTCATATATTCTCACACAACTCTGTGGCAAGGCTGACCCATGCTGCCGACATTCTACATATCACTGAGACAGGGAGGTGAAATTTTCCTGCTTTCAGTCTAATTGTCTTTGACAATTGCAGTGCCTAGTGCTACACTGCTTGTGTTGTATTTAAAAACAGGGGAAAGAGGAGAGACTTGTTCATTAAAGATGCAGTATCCCTGGTTCACACAAATGCATCTGGCAGGTTCAAAATCGAATGTCAACCAAAGGTCTTAGCAGAGTGTGAGCTTCAGTTCATGTGTTGGTTAGTCACAAGTACAGCTGGTTGTGAATTCTGAAATACTAATAGCTCCATGTTTGCTAATGTGCTTCATAGAAAAATCGGCAGATGATTTAACAACTGAAGGCTTTACTTTTCATAAGAAAAAGAATCACATTAAAATGCTTTGAATTATAAAGCGGTCCTGTCTATCTCTGCATATATGAAGAAAGGAAGTAACCAGTTGCTTCTGAATAATGTAAAGtagatgtttgtttttaaagttcaaatagGTGGTGGTGaaaacagcacacacacacacacacacacacaaacacacacgctaattatatttatatttatttatatatatatatatattagaactTTACTTTAGTGGCCTCAATAGTTCAACAAACTGTGTCCCTTTCACTTTGCAAAATACAGATTCAATGATTATGACACCCAATTCTTGCTAAGAAACAGAGTTGGATTACAGAAGTATCTTTATGCTTGGAGTAGAATATGTTCTCAGAGAAAGAGATACTAAATGCCTCTAAAACACACTCTCCAACCcacaaatatatttcaatttaCAACAACCTATTGTAGGAattaatttggaatttttttggatGTATTCTTTTGAAAGTTGCATAGCCAAGTACTATGCAACCCATGTAAATTGACCTTGCTATTTTACATAGCATAGCCTCTGGATAGCTTTTATCACTTGCCCAGATGGTGTTTGGCCTATGTATTTTAGTGGaatggtttattttctccttgATAGGTTTCAAATGCACAAGAAAACATTATACCCGTCTATCTGCATTTGAGTGGAATACAAACTGACTAATAGATAAACATTCTGTGTGAAAGTAAATAGCTTTAAAGTATACTGCCTTCACATTCCATTGATCAGCTCAGTCAGCAAAGTTTTCCATATTGTCACTAATGTTCTAAATATTTTGGAGAGAAGCATGCCAGACGTGTAGAGTATTTCCACTTGTGTCACACACAAGGTCATTATGAACTACCTCTTGAATTTCTATTGATCCTTCCACTGGAGTAGCTTCCTTCACTTCCTTTTTGTCTCTTTTGGAAATGTCACTGCAGTTGTAAAGAAGGAAACTAGGAGCTATTAGGTAGAGTGGTTGAATCCCCTGTCAGACAGCAAGAGGTTTGGACTGGTTCATTACCTTACCTTTACTAGAAGCCTTCTCCATATTCTTCACAGTCAGTAAGAGGCCAAGAATATAAAGCTGGTTACTCAGCTTCAAGGTACTATCTCCAAGGTACACAGTCATCTCTGAGGATGTGGAACCCACTCCATCCCAAAGGCCCCAAACAGATGGTCAGAAAAGAGCTCATTATTAAGCTAATCTACAGAAGGGCTTACATGTAGAATCAAAGAATCACAGGCAAGCACTTCTACTCAAAGGTCAGCCTTAGCTTCTCCAAAAGATCTTCATTTCTTCGTCCTGTCCAATTTCCTAAGAGAGCAAATCCCAGAACTGGTGAGGCTAAACGAACATCACACTCAACTTAAGCTTCTGCTAAACTCATGGACTTTTGACCACTCTTATCTCGAATTAACTTTAAGTCATTTAAAGCTAAAAGCCAATAatgtataactttattttcaGTCTTATTATAAATGAGTCTGAAACACAATAGTGCAGTCATATATTTGGCATTAAATCTCACTAGTCACAAAAAAAATGTGGGTCAGTATAGAATTTTTCCAAAGTTGTCTAAATAAGACTGGGTTTGTCAAAACTTGCCAGATGCTTTCAAGTGAACACACATGTTGGCGGAAATGAGATGTAACgtctcaaagacaaaaaaaataggtCAGCACTGTGCAAAAGGAAACTTGTCAGTGAGATCAATGTGAACCTACAAGTTAATGTGGACACCAGAATTTCCTTACAACAAGGGATATACGCAGTAGACCGAGATCACAGCTTTTTATCCACTTGTGAAAAGCAGAGGACAtgtttaagtattattttttgtATCCTTAATGAAAGGCACTGCTTTTTAATATGAACTATCTATATTTAAGCACAGTTTCAACTGATAGAATATCATAGTGAATTAAATTCTGGTTCATTTGCTCGATTTTTACCAacatgaaagattaaaaaaaaaagtggaaggtGGGATAATCATCAAGTatcataaaatttaagaaatgtcataaagtcccttactagtttttcctATGTTAAATGTTTCAGGGAATTTAACATTGTGGATGagctcagtaaaaaaaaaaagaaaaaagaaaaaaaattgaaagaaaaaaaaattaacagaaagacCTTTCTCGGGGCTTCTcgatgcatttatttattatttatttatttatttatttatttatttatttattaaaatgtacatCACTTATTGAATACATAAAATGCCAGTGCTTTGCAACAGTTTTGTTACTGCATTtctaaactaaataaaaataaaaataaaaagacaggaaAATACATTCAAAATGCTAGGCTGTTCTGCTTATGCATGGGCAGCGGCTTTGGTAAGCTACAGCCTGCAGTGTGACTGTTCAGAGGCATTAGTGACCATCAGCCGGCTCTCAATGAAAAGTTgcacataaaatattaaaggatACAAAGAACAAGTTGGTGGGAAGCAGAAGAGGAATGGGGAAATAGGAAAAATgccacacatgctaggagaggTGGGTGGTGGACTGAGGCAGAAATAAGCATAAAGACTAATGTTTTGGGAAACTTGGTGTATGCAGAGAGATGGAAGGAAACAAAGCAACATGTTTGGCAAGCTATACTGTGGTGTGTGTGTCCACTTTCAATTTCCTACTTTGCTTTCCAAGAGAAACGTAACAAAACTGAGGTAGAAATGAACGCAGGAGCACGAGAGCCCGGATTTCAAAATGAGAAGCAGAATTGCACTGACAAGAGTGAAGTCAAAAAGGGGAAGGGATAGAGAGGCTCTTTGCGGATACATAttggttgtttttaaatttttccttatttgtaGGTTCGGGTTGCTATCCTCTGCATTCTATCAAACAGCACGGCAAGCCTATAAACTAGATTAGTGAAGAGAACGACGACACCATTCCCAGCAGTTTAAGGAGAACTTGCaaactaccaccaccaccaccaccactaccagcTAGGCAGTAAAGGGCAGTCCTCCTTTTCAGGTACTGTGACTTTCAGGGTCCTAAATAGGTCTGTGGCTGACTGTTCGAGACACTAACACAAACTGAATAAGTAGCTTTCCATTAACCAGTGTACCTTTTAAGAACATTTCACTTAATTATCAAGGAGCAATGTACTAAGAACTCTTGCAGTTATTGACATAAAGAATTATTCTGCTCTGGTTAATTCCCCATAATTagtaaaagaacttttaaaaaatccttccaTTTCTACTTTAAATCATAAGTATTCAGTTGTATCACACTTCAGTATTTTTTCTGGATACATTCAAAGTAATTTTCCTTGCTATTTTCCAATTGTTGAGGtaaacatacattttaatataaagtaACATTGAAGCCTATCCTATTACTCTCAGCAGTACATAGTGCTTTCAACACATTCCTTTGAGGTACTGTACAAATCACAATCACTTTCCTGAGTTTTTGCAGAcaagaacattaaaagaaatgaactgCAGAAATTAAGGTCCAGATTACCGTTACCCTGTTTTACCTGTTCTTAGCTTAATACTGCAGAACAGACAGGATTGAGGAATACTGTTGCTcttaaaatggcaaaaatctgGTTTTCTGTTTGTAACACAACCATTCATCTCTTTAGTCCAATAATGTTTGAAGTTAAAGCTCTTTATATTAGCACATGCCACCAATGTAATTGTGaggcaaacaaaaaataaagcaccACTCCAGGCACTTGACAGCAACTAAATCTCGAGAACAGCAGAATGGAATCAACACACGAGGTTCATGTCCTTCTGAAATCAACACACTTGCACCTTGCTCCTTGGTGAGTGTTGTCTAGCTTGAACCGAACTGAGCATCCGCGAACGCTTTCTGTCATCTGGGGCTTTCAAATCAGAAGCTCTCATTTGATCCACTTTTCCTCCAAATCTACCCTGACTCTATAAAGATGCAACTTAATTGTCGTCTTCCCCAGTACCCTTTGCAATTTAAACACTACTGGAAAGGGGCTCTATTCCCTATGTAGCaggttttatgtgtgtgtgccaacattcattgcatttttttttttaaaagacgtTATCACTGACTGCAACCAAACATTTTGTTCCATTCAACGTACATATCAAGCTCTTTTTGAGATATGCTAGGCTGAATCTTGCAGAAAGCATTTTCAAAGTCTTGATATGTAACGGGCCTCAACTGGCTGGGCATAATGGCTGAAAGGTCCGTGGCTGGCATGGCGTGGAGAGGGCCCACCGCTGCTTCCTGACACAAATGAGCCACGTCTAGTCCGGAAAAGCCTTCTGTGCGCTGGACGAGCAGTGCAAACTCCTTGTCATTGAGACAGTAATTGTGCTGTGAGAGCAGTTGTACTATTATCTGGTGCCTCGCTGTGCTGTCAGGAAGTGGGATTAAAAGTCGTTTCATGAAGTACCTACGAAGAGATTCATCTATTTCTTCGGGTTTACTGGTGGCACAAATTACTACGATTTGGTCCTCAGCCGAAGTTAGTACAGTGTCCAGCTGCATCAGAAATTCGGTTCTCATCCGACTGACTGGACTGTGTTCCTCACTTACTTGAGAGGAAAGGAGCATGTCAATGTCACTAACAAAAATCACTGAGGGCTGGCGACACCTGGCCACGAGAAAAGAGGCATGGATAATTTTCTCTGCTTCTCCTAACCACTTGGCGACTAGTCCAGAACCGGCAATTTTGAAAAACGTGGCCCCCAGCTGACCGGCTATGCATCTGCCCAGTAATGTTTTGCCTGTTCCCCGAGGTCCAAATAAAAGGATGCTCCGGGGTAAGGCCGTCAGTCCACTGAATGCATCTGACCTCAACACTGGCCACAAAACCTCCTCTTTAATGACAGCCTTCACCAGGTCGAGACCAGCGATGTCACTCCAGTCCACTGGAGGTCCTTGGGTGATAATCTCGTTGGTTACCAGGTCAATGAGGTGCGTGTCGGTGTTCTTCAGTTGCTCGTCCACAGAGTGGTTGGATGAGGTAGCTGCACGGAGTCCAGGGCCTTGCATTGGGTGAGAGAGGAGCTGCCTGTGCTCGTCCCCATGCTCACTCATTACGGGCGATGTGTACTTCCCAAAGGATTCACTGGATCTTGATCCCAATGAATTTTTAGCAGTACTGTAGGAAGGAGGGGTCAGAGCCCTACTGGACTGGCTGCTGaatttcctttgctgttcagagGACATTAGCTGCTTCGTTGGCTTAAATGCTAAGGATGATGTTTCAGCACTTCTGTCAAAGCCATTCCCCCGATTTGTGTTTGAAATGCCGTTGTCGGGCATTCGGTACATAGGACTCTGTGTAGATCTCTGTTGGCCATAGCTGTAATTTCCATAACTGGAGTCCATATCTCCTTGCCCTGCCATGTAGAAAGCTTTCCTTTTGAGAGAACTTGCCGAACTGTTTGTCAGAGCCGAGGGTGCAATAGGTGTCAAACCATGACCCTGGTAGGTGTAACCAGGAACagtggtggggggcaggggagtGGGAGCAGGAATTCCTGAAGGCAGGTATGCTGAAGGAGGAGGGGGTGCACCCCCAGGGCTGTACCCAGACCCCACAGCAGTCTGAGGAGGATAGCTAGCAGAGGGATAGCTGTAACTGGAGAGGTTAGAAGTCCCATTGTAGCCTGGGACCAGGGctggtggtggaggaggtggtggtggtggctgtAGGAGCCCAGAGCTATGCAAAGGAGATGGATGAGGTGAAGGAAGTGCAGGTGCTGGCTGGCTACTGTAAGTAGAATGCAAATATGATCCGTTGTATCCTGGGGCATATTCCTGAGATGGGAGCCCTGCATGAAGACTAGGTACGGTGTGGCTTCCACAGGTACTACTTGAGTAACTAGGTTCTGTCAGATTGCTGGCCACCCCAGGAGAGCTCCCTATACTTGCAGAGACATCTGCTGGAGGGAGGGCTGAACTAACTCCAGCTTTGCTGGCGGTAATAACATCCGGAACACAGTTCATGGGATACACGGCCTCAGAATTCAAGGAAGGCTGCCAGGGTTCACTTTCATTTTTCCGACCATTCACTAGTCCCGATGGTGCATCTGAATAGTTGCTGAGAACAGGTCGGTCCACAGGACCTTCCAAAATGCCAGAATACTTCTCTGCATATTTTTTTAGTAGGTTGGATGCAGTCAGAGCAGATATGTCATCATTCGCCCAAGCATACTGATAGGTGCGCTGCAAATGACCTCTGTAGGCTTCAACTTTGTGGGCAGGAGACCGAGTGGTTGAGGTGATGTCAAAGTGCTGTTCTGGCCACTGGGCATGCTCCGGCGTCCACTGCATCTTCAAGCCTAAGGATTTGGGGGAGGGTGGTGGAAACAATTAATTCACTTAGCTATTCATCATATGTCTTAAAGCTTTCCCCCCAAATGCTTTTTCCACTTATTATCTTCCATTAATGATATCTACATTATAAAGAATCTCCACAGCTTACAGTACCCATTATGATCTCTGTATTATGCTTTTGtgggactgaggattgaacccagggcatcgtgcatgctaggcaagcactctaccactgagctacatttccaatcAGATCTCTATAATATAAACTCTTTAAAATGAACTGAATTTTAGTCCTCTATGAAAGTAAActgcatttaaaagaaaactctGTAGAAGACccaatgcttttcatttttaagtaataaGCAAATCTATTTCTGTCAAGCCCATCAATTTACtgtatattacacatacatacacaaacatatatatgtacacacacatttcTGCAGATGAGAATTCAATCATGGGTTCTTCCAATAAAATATTCATGGATTTTAAATATCTGGCATATGATAGTATTAACATGTACAATATCTAGCTATTCTGTCTCTTCACATCAcagtttctgttttatattttaacaatataaaaatgagacACAGCTGACAGATCACATCTAGGATACCTCTCTTATTTGGTACTGAACACCTAGTTAGCACAGTATAATGCTCCCTGCGCAGAACAATATGACACAGACATAGCAGGTCATTCCATAATCCAACTCTCATCTAAAGTGGTCCACGACAGTTTCAAATCTGCTTCGTGGAGTGCAGCAAAGCAATCTCCCAGGCAGCGCTCCATCGCTTTCATCGCACAAAGCCTACAACTCGGTATGAATTACAACTGGCTCCTTTCTGCCTCTCAGTTCTGTTGTTgagtctctgaaaaaaaaaacaagcatcacttgtctgtctgtcttctagcattcttccttcttct
This window of the Ictidomys tridecemlineatus isolate mIctTri1 chromosome 7, mIctTri1.hap1, whole genome shotgun sequence genome carries:
- the Fign gene encoding fidgetin isoform X2 translates to MQWTPEHAQWPEQHFDITSTTRSPAHKVEAYRGHLQRTYQYAWANDDISALTASNLLKKYAEKYSGILEGPVDRPVLSNYSDAPSGLVNGRKNESEPWQPSLNSEAVYPMNCVPDVITASKAGVSSALPPADVSASIGSSPGVASNLTEPSYSSSTCGSHTVPSLHAGLPSQEYAPGYNGSYLHSTYSSQPAPALPSPHPSPLHSSGLLQPPPPPPPPPALVPGYNGTSNLSSYSYPSASYPPQTAVGSGYSPGGAPPPPSAYLPSGIPAPTPLPPTTVPGYTYQGHGLTPIAPSALTNSSASSLKRKAFYMAGQGDMDSSYGNYSYGQQRSTQSPMYRMPDNGISNTNRGNGFDRSAETSSLAFKPTKQLMSSEQQRKFSSQSSRALTPPSYSTAKNSLGSRSSESFGKYTSPVMSEHGDEHRQLLSHPMQGPGLRAATSSNHSVDEQLKNTDTHLIDLVTNEIITQGPPVDWSDIAGLDLVKAVIKEEVLWPVLRSDAFSGLTALPRSILLFGPRGTGKTLLGRCIAGQLGATFFKIAGSGLVAKWLGEAEKIIHASFLVARCRQPSVIFVSDIDMLLSSQVSEEHSPVSRMRTEFLMQLDTVLTSAEDQIVVICATSKPEEIDESLRRYFMKRLLIPLPDSTARHQIIVQLLSQHNYCLNDKEFALLVQRTEGFSGLDVAHLCQEAAVGPLHAMPATDLSAIMPSQLRPVTYQDFENAFCKIQPSISQKELDMYVEWNKMFGCSQ
- the Fign gene encoding fidgetin isoform X1, with the protein product MISSTSVYGLKMQWTPEHAQWPEQHFDITSTTRSPAHKVEAYRGHLQRTYQYAWANDDISALTASNLLKKYAEKYSGILEGPVDRPVLSNYSDAPSGLVNGRKNESEPWQPSLNSEAVYPMNCVPDVITASKAGVSSALPPADVSASIGSSPGVASNLTEPSYSSSTCGSHTVPSLHAGLPSQEYAPGYNGSYLHSTYSSQPAPALPSPHPSPLHSSGLLQPPPPPPPPPALVPGYNGTSNLSSYSYPSASYPPQTAVGSGYSPGGAPPPPSAYLPSGIPAPTPLPPTTVPGYTYQGHGLTPIAPSALTNSSASSLKRKAFYMAGQGDMDSSYGNYSYGQQRSTQSPMYRMPDNGISNTNRGNGFDRSAETSSLAFKPTKQLMSSEQQRKFSSQSSRALTPPSYSTAKNSLGSRSSESFGKYTSPVMSEHGDEHRQLLSHPMQGPGLRAATSSNHSVDEQLKNTDTHLIDLVTNEIITQGPPVDWSDIAGLDLVKAVIKEEVLWPVLRSDAFSGLTALPRSILLFGPRGTGKTLLGRCIAGQLGATFFKIAGSGLVAKWLGEAEKIIHASFLVARCRQPSVIFVSDIDMLLSSQVSEEHSPVSRMRTEFLMQLDTVLTSAEDQIVVICATSKPEEIDESLRRYFMKRLLIPLPDSTARHQIIVQLLSQHNYCLNDKEFALLVQRTEGFSGLDVAHLCQEAAVGPLHAMPATDLSAIMPSQLRPVTYQDFENAFCKIQPSISQKELDMYVEWNKMFGCSQ